ACCACATCGTCTCCGTTGATCACTGTCCCATCGCCAGCGACGGCATCGTCTCCCGGCTGGAGGATATCCGCCGCGTCGCCTCGGCCATCGCCACGTCGAGCGAAGCCTTCCGCCTGACGGTGCTGGAAACCGCGACCGGTCTCGACCTCGCCTTCGAGGGCGTGAAGAAGGTGGGTGACCGGGAGCGGCAGGCCGTCACCGCCTGCATCCTCTCGCTGCGCGGCATCGCCCGCGTTTCCAACGATGGGGAAATCCTCATCGAGCCGGTCAAGCCGGAGATCGATTTCGCGGGCGTGCGCGTCTTCCCGCCGGCCGGCGGTTTCACGCAGGCGACGAAGCCGGCGGAAGAGGCGATGGCGGACCTTGTTCTGGAGGCGATCGGCAGGGCCAAGCGTGTTGCCGACCTCTTCGCCGGCTCCGGCACCTTCGCGCTGCGCCTCGCGCGCAAGGCCAAGGTTCATGCGGTGGAGGGCGACGAAAAGGCGATCAAGGCGCTGGACCACGCCGCGCGCAACACGCAGGGCCTCAAGCCCGTGACGGCGGAGCGGCGCGACCTTTTCCGCCGCCCGCTGATGGCCTCCGAGCTGAAGGTCTACGACGCCGTGGTCTTCGACCCGCCACGCGCCGGCGCGGAGGACCAGTGCAAGGAACTCGCCCGTTCCGGCGTCAGGACCATCGT
This DNA window, taken from Shinella zoogloeoides, encodes the following:
- a CDS encoding class I SAM-dependent RNA methyltransferase; the encoded protein is MTTETLTIARLGSGGDGIAEAPGGPVYVPFTLPGETVAVARVNNHGTVMSMSVASPERVEPPCAHFGPDGRNGTCGGCTLQHASDALYHDFKRGLVVNALKSKGLTPDVAPLVIARPGERRRVAFTARRTEKGMLLGFNQAGSHHIVSVDHCPIASDGIVSRLEDIRRVASAIATSSEAFRLTVLETATGLDLAFEGVKKVGDRERQAVTACILSLRGIARVSNDGEILIEPVKPEIDFAGVRVFPPAGGFTQATKPAEEAMADLVLEAIGRAKRVADLFAGSGTFALRLARKAKVHAVEGDEKAIKALDHAARNTQGLKPVTAERRDLFRRPLMASELKVYDAVVFDPPRAGAEDQCKELARSGVRTIVAVSCNPVSLARDLSILTAAGYRVRLVTPIDQFLWSAHVEAVAVLEKAA